The Sporolituus thermophilus DSM 23256 nucleotide sequence GCCTTGCGGATGCTTATCGCCATGGCCGTCGCCTGGGTGGCGCTGGTATGGTCGAAGAGCTACCGCCCCTTTGGCCGGGCTGACTTTAGACAAGTCTTTTTGCTGAGTCTTTTTGGTTTTTTTGTTTTTCAACTGTTCTTTACCCTTGGCGTTGAGCGCACCACCGCCGGTAATGCGTCGCTGCTGCTCGGCCTGCTGCCGGTAAGCGTGGCGATCATAAACAAGGTGTGCAAAATCGAGGAGATTACTTTGCCGGTTACCTTGGGCATTCTCCTCTCGCTGGGGGGAGTTGTTCTCATTGTCGTTGGGTCGGGCAAAGAACTCAGCCTGGCCAGCGCCCATGTTACCGGTGCCCTCTTTCTGCTGGGCGCTCAGACCGGCTATGGCTACTATACCGTTTTTTCCAGGGGGCTGCTCACCAGATATTCTACTTACCAAATCACCGCCTATATCATTACCATTACGACGGTGTTGTTTCTGCTCGTTTCGCTGCCCGCCATGGCGGCGGTCGACTGGCGGGCCGTGCCGGCCGCCGGCTACTGCAGCGCCATTTATTCAGGGGTTTTTGCCTTGACGGTCGGCAATTTTCTGTGGATTTGGGGCGTGGGCAAACTGGGCAGCCCCAAAGCGGCGCTCTATAATAATCTGTCGCCGGTTTTCGCCATTACGACAGGCTATCTGTTTTTGCACGAAGCCTTCGGCTGGCTGCAATTCGCCGGCGCGGTGGCGATTACGGCCGGTCTGTATATTACCCGGACCAAGGGGGCATTCCTCCGGCGAAGCATGCGGCGCGGGCGGGAGAAGGAAACAATTAACAGGTGACAGCGGGGAAAAACCGGACATACTAGGGCGTAACAACCGAAATTCGGGGTGACGTCATTGGTCCGGATTTTCTTATATGTTGCCGCCGTCATCGGCCTTTATCTGGTGGTGCTGCCGCCCGTGCCGGTAGTGGCCGACGTGCCGCCCTTTCCATCCCAGGTAGAAATGGTAGCCAAGCCAGGCGTTTCGAAGTTCGAACTGCAAATTGCCCGCCGGGCGGTGAGTTTTACCGCCCGGTTTATGGACGAACGGTGCCAGCTGGCGCTGAACCATCCCGTCAAGGTCGTGCTTACGGCCGACCAGGCCAGCTACTTTGCCGTCTTGAGGGACGAGGAGCAACTCGACGGGGATATCATCCGGTCGCAACTTGCCCGTTCGACCGGTACGACGGTTAATGACCATGTCATTATCAATGCCGGCGCCGTCGAATATTATCGTGATATGGTGTTCATCACCGCTCATGAAATGGTTCATCAGTACCAGCCGGCGGACGCCGCCCAAGCCGGCCTCTGCTGGCTGACCGAG carries:
- a CDS encoding DMT family transporter, whose protein sequence is MGDKKLVYAEMILLLVAFFWGINPPIMKVGLAYLPPLPYNALRMLIAMAVAWVALVWSKSYRPFGRADFRQVFLLSLFGFFVFQLFFTLGVERTTAGNASLLLGLLPVSVAIINKVCKIEEITLPVTLGILLSLGGVVLIVVGSGKELSLASAHVTGALFLLGAQTGYGYYTVFSRGLLTRYSTYQITAYIITITTVLFLLVSLPAMAAVDWRAVPAAGYCSAIYSGVFALTVGNFLWIWGVGKLGSPKAALYNNLSPVFAITTGYLFLHEAFGWLQFAGAVAITAGLYITRTKGAFLRRSMRRGREKETINR